One genomic window of Fusarium fujikuroi IMI 58289 draft genome, chromosome FFUJ_chr01 includes the following:
- a CDS encoding related to beta-lactamase, giving the protein MTQIHGTCDPRFHDVQTLLEKYLESGEEIGASITIDIDGKEVADIWGGYADKERTKPWEKDTIVNVFSCTKTITSLAVLMLVDRGLIDVNERVSHYWPEFEQNGKQDVLVRHLLGHTSGVSGWEEPLSTEDMYDVEKTTAMLARQAPWWTPGTASGYQALCSGHLLGELIKRVSGKSLRELVDTEIASVLDADFQIGAAEKTWDRISPIIPPDFTGIIPEFEEGSVQAKTLLNPPLDPNSVNTGPWRQAELGAVNGHANSRSLARILSAITLGGSSRGKKLLSEETIKLIFQEQSNGKDLVLGLPFRLGIGYGLTPSPALPWIPEGKICFWGGWGGSTIIMDLDKRMTIAYAMNKMGGGLVSSDRAEAYGKAIYQALEK; this is encoded by the coding sequence ATGACTCAGATCCACGGAACCTGTGACCCCAGGTTCCACGACGTTCAGACTCTTCTGGAGAAGTACCTCGAGTCAGGTGAAGAGATTGGTGCCTCAATCACCATCGATATTGACGGCAAAGAAGTGGCGGACATCTGGGGCGGCTACGCAGACAAGGAGCGAACTAAGCCATGGGAAAAAGATACAATCGTTAATGTATTCTCGTGCACAAAAACCATCACCAGTCTCGCGGTTCTCATGCTCGTCGACAGAGGTTTGATTGATGTCAACGAGCGCGTCTCACACTACTGGCCCGAATTTGAGCAAAATGGAAAACAGGATGTTCTAGTCAGACATTTGTTGGGTCATACGTCTGGTGTTTCAGGCTGGGAAGAACCATTGTCGACTGAAGACATGTATGATGTTGAAAAGACGACTGCTATGCTAGCAAGACAAGCTCCATGGTGGACTCCTGGAACGGCATCGGGATATCAGGCTTTGTGCTCGGGACATCTACTTGGAGAGCTGATCAAGCGTGTCTCTGGGAAGTCACTGCGCGAGTTAGTGGATACCGAGATCGCGAGCGTCCTGGATGCCGACTTCCAGATTGGCGCAGCGGAGAAGACCTGGGACCGCATCTCTCCTATCATTCCCCCAGACTTTACAGGAATCATACCAGAGTTTGAAGAAGGATCAGTCCAAGCCAAGACGCTACTCAATCCACCACTTGACCCCAACTCCGTGAACACGGGGCCTTGGAGACAAGCTGAGTTAGGCGCTGTGAACGGCCACGCCAACTCCCGCTCACTGGCGCGGATCCTCTCTGCAATCACATTGGGTGGCTCATCCAGAGGCAAGAAGCTTCTATCTGAGGAGACTATCAAGTTGATCTTCCAGGAACAGTCTAATGGAAAGGACTTGGTTCTTGGATTACCGTTCAGACTTGGCATTGGATATGGGCTGACACCCTCTCCAGCACTTCCATGGATCCCAGAGGGCAAGATCTGTTTCTGGGGCGGTTGGGGAGGCTCGACTATCATCATGGACTTGGATAAGCGTATGACGATTGCGTATGCTATGAATAAGATGGGCGGTGGACTTGTTAGTAGTGATCGGGCTGAGGCTTATGGAAAGGCGATTTATCAAGCTCTTgagaaataa
- a CDS encoding related to hsp70 protein, translating to MSFSRSSTVTLGRENAPNHQHQPEEDHSRPEPINLDLLDEDRGDPFPKRLIIAVDFGTTYSAVSYVDVPQGCPSDSVDSRSIRSIGNYPENYNYHYNDPMGLEVPTEVIYPLDRHFRDHFNLDNPEEPSENGDRVAVQAPDEDGDISMLSDMSEEFRWGYRVHEVWNRPSTHSNTTNQPMSRFKLLLDQSEMTESVRRNVRETIDTLKRRNVIQGPLHVIADFLTYLLEHTRSQLRRQGFDDSYEKEMILCVPAIWTQKACRDMQACLAAAMKRANFTRADLQNKSIDNLFIVSEPEAAAAHMLSTSAQIKSGDCFVLLDAGGGTVDANTYRVSSEEPLRLETEIVAPGGGLHGSSYLNEGFREYLEDLLAEETYLNDGTETIHGIVERITFEEFEKRIKRGFDYRQQRPRKEIYIKGLRDNPAKGFRNECIYVPKQKIQEIFFRHLDAIVEIVKSQLEEARGKGYTVGKVVLIGGFGTSISLSQRLKEFLEEYGREHNCRVTLMEPQQGTSIINAVASGAVLRALNKANGPERIARSSYGIMRSEPFELYDEHKGLTPSYDNHDGMAYIKRTIDWVLKLGEVVPSVWQCEPFTCSHTFDVWPVRPFICKEVLYVSDRATKSHYRKTHPNNEGAECVGEIEVDFSSLRDRLVPIEPGFNKNQRKVGKRHYRIDFTMVIKVVDRDLECFAIHDQKVVKKCRINIASGFRPGVK from the exons ATGTCGTTCTCAAGGTCATCAACGGTGACCTTGGGTCGCGAAAATGCACCcaatcaccaacaccaacctgaAGAGGACCATTCTAGACCGGAACCAATCAATCTTGACCTGCTAGATGAGGACCGTGGTGATCCCTTCCCGAAACGCCTCATCATTGCGGTAGACTTTGGTACCACTTACTCAGCAGTTTCATATGTCGACGTGCCCCAAGGATGTCCGTCCGATTCCGTCGACTCGAGGTCTATTCGTTCGATCGGAAACTACCCCGAGAACTATAACTACCACTATAATGATCCAATGGGTTTGGAGGTTCCTACCGAGGTGATATATCCCTTGGATCGCCACTTTCGCGACCACTTTAATCTCGATAACCCCGAGGAACCTTCAGAGAACGGCGATAGGGTTGCTGTACAAGCAcccgatgaagatggggacATCTCCATGCTCTCGGACATGTCTGAGGAATTCCGGTGGGGTTACCGAGTACATGAAGTCTGGAATCGTCCATCTACGCactccaacaccaccaaccAGCCTATGTCCCGATTCAAGCTGTTACTGGACCAAAGTGAGATGACTGAATCGGTTAGGCGGAATGTAAGAGAGACTATTGACACACTCAAGAGAAGGAACGTGATCCAAGGGCCTCTTCATGTCATCGCTGATTTCCTTACCTACCTTTTGGAGCATACCCGGTCCCAGTTACGTCGTCAAGGCTTCGATGATAGTTATGAGAAAGAAATGATACTTTGTGTGCCTGCTATCTGGACGCAGAAAGCATGCCGGGATATGCAGGCATGCCTTGCGGCGGCCATGAAGCGAGCCAACTTCACAAGGGCTGATTTACAGAACAAGAGCAttgacaacctcttcatcgttTCAGAGCCAGAGGCTGCAGCTGCGCACATGCTTTCCACCTCGGCTCAAATAAAG TCTGGCGATTGTtttgttctccttgatgcAG GTGGCGGAACTGTCGATGCGAACACATATCGAGTCAGCAGCGAGGAGCCATTGAGACTAGAAACCGAGATCGTGGCTCCTGGAG GTGGTCTGCATGGATCTAGTTATCTCAATGAAGGTTTCCGGGAGTATCTCGAGGATCTCCTGGCTGAGGAAACGTACCTCAATGACGGCACTGAGACCATTCATGGAATCGTTGAGAGAATAACTTTCGAAGAATTTGAAAAGAGGATCAAGAGGGGCTTTGACTACAGGCAGCAAAGACCAAggaaagagatttatattaaaggacttCGTGACAATCCCGCCAAGGGTTTCAGAAATGAATGCATTTACGTTCCGAA ACAAAAGATCCaagagatcttcttcaggcATCTAGACGCAATAGTTGAGATTGTGAAGAGtcagcttgaagaagcaAGGGGAAAAGGATACACCGTCGGG AAAGTTGTTCTCATTGGAGGATTCGGAACCTCAATTTCCCTTAGCCAGAGACTCAAGGAGTTCTTAGAAGAATATGGTCGGGAACATAATTGTCGCGTCACGTTGATGGAGCCTCAGCAAGG AACTTCTATCATCAATGCGGTAGCATCAGGGGCTGTTCTTAGAGCTCTGAATAAGGCGAATGGCCCAGAGAGGATAGCTCGTTCAAGTTATGGAATAATGCGTTCTGAACCTTTCGAACTGTATGATGAGCACAAAGGTCTCACGCCGTCTTATGACAACCACGATGGGATGGCATACATCAAGCGAACGATCGATTGGGTCTTGAAGCTA GGAGAAGTGGTTCCATCGGTATGGCAGTGTGAGCCCTTTACCTGCAGTCATACATTCGACGTATGGCCTGTCCGGCCCTTTATCTGCAAAGAGGTATTATACGTGTCAGATCGTGCAACAAAATCGCACTATAGAAAAACTCATCCCAACAACGAAG GTGCCGAGTGTGTTGGCGAGATAGAGGTTGACTTCTCTTCACTTCGAGATCGATTAGTCCCAATTGAGCCTGGTTTTAATAAGAATCAGCGAAAAGTTGGGAAAAGACATTATAGGATCGACTTTACGATGGTTATTAAGGTTGTGGATCGCGACTTGGAAT GCTTTGCCATTCATGACCAAAAGGTAGTCAAGAAATGTCGCATTAACATCGCTTCTGGCTTTAGGCCCGGAGTGAAATAG